The following coding sequences are from one uncultured Cohaesibacter sp. window:
- a CDS encoding RNA-binding S4 domain-containing protein: protein MSEESSKLRIDKWLWFARVAKTRSLAAKLVTSGNVRVNKEKISAASRQIKPGDVLTIAKADNIRILEVVALGTRRGPAPEAQLLYNDHSPAPVKREDAPKIGIEHDAHAGRPTKRDRRQLMKLKRNPFE from the coding sequence ATGAGCGAAGAAAGTTCCAAATTACGCATTGATAAATGGCTCTGGTTTGCCAGAGTCGCCAAAACCAGAAGTCTGGCTGCCAAACTTGTGACATCGGGCAATGTCCGGGTTAACAAGGAGAAGATTTCTGCTGCCAGCAGGCAAATCAAGCCCGGTGATGTTTTGACAATCGCCAAGGCGGACAATATCCGCATTCTGGAGGTCGTCGCTCTTGGAACGCGCAGAGGGCCAGCCCCTGAAGCCCAGCTGCTCTATAATGATCATTCGCCAGCGCCTGTGAAGCGAGAGGATGCTCCCAAGATTGGCATTGAGCATGATGCTCATGCGGGGCGTCCAACCAAGAGAGATCGGCGACAACTGATGAAGCTCAAGCGCAAT